gctatgtggccatatGCAACCCACTGCAGTACCATACCATGATGTCCAAGAAGCTCTGCCTTCAGATGACTGTAGGAGCCTACATAGGAGGAAACCTGCATTCCATGATTCACATAGGGTTCTTGTTCAGGTTAACTTTCTGTAGGTCTCACATAATCAAGCACTTTTTTTGTGATGTCCTTCCATTATATAGACTCTCCTGTGTTGACCCTTATCTCAATGAATTGATGATACTCATCTTTTCTGGTTCAATTCAAACCTTTACCATTACTGTAGTCCTTATATCCTATTTCTATATCCTTTTCACTATATTCACAATGAAGTCCAAAGAGGGAAGGAGCAAAGCCTTATCAACTTGTGCTTCCCACTTTCTGTCTGTGTCAATATTCTATGGGTCTCTTCTCTACATGTATATTCGACCGAGTTCAGTTAATGAAGAGTATAAAGACATACCTGTTGCTATTTTTTATACTCTAGTAATTCCTTTATTAAACCCTTTTATTTATAGTTTGAGAAATAAGGAAGTAATTAATGTGATGAAAAGAACAATAAAGAGACAATTGTAATGCTCTGAAAgcagccactttgaaaattaactaaaaatttaCATAAGTCTGTGGATACTTAGAAATCAGAAAAGTGAAACTTTGTaactaaaacattaaataatggAATGATGGTacagtttatttaaattagttcaGATGGAATGGGATTACTAAAATTTACTTCAAAATCTTAG
This genomic stretch from Cricetulus griseus strain 17A/GY chromosome 4, alternate assembly CriGri-PICRH-1.0, whole genome shotgun sequence harbors:
- the LOC100769425 gene encoding olfactory receptor 5K3, with product MTEDNYSLTTEFTLVGFSDHPDLKTLLFLAFLAIYLVTMVGNLGLVTLICMERRLHTPMYIFLGNLALMDSCCSCAITPKMLQNFFSVDRRISLYECMVQFYFLCLAETADCFLLAAMAYDRYVAICNPLQYHTMMSKKLCLQMTVGAYIGGNLHSMIHIGFLFRLTFCRSHIIKHFFCDVLPLYRLSCVDPYLNELMILIFSGSIQTFTITVVLISYFYILFTIFTMKSKEGRSKALSTCASHFLSVSIFYGSLLYMYIRPSSVNEEYKDIPVAIFYTLVIPLLNPFIYSLRNKEVINVMKRTIKRQL